A DNA window from Haloactinospora alba contains the following coding sequences:
- the rplM gene encoding 50S ribosomal protein L13: MRTYSPKPSDVQRQWHVIDARDVVLGRLASHVATLLRGKHKPYYAPHMDTGDFVIVVNAEKVKLTGNKLVQKRAYRHSGYPGGLRSIAYGDLLAKQPERAIEKAVKGMLPKGPLGRRMGKKLKVYAGPEHPHQAQKPVPFELTKIDQPA, translated from the coding sequence GTGCGCACATACAGCCCTAAGCCCAGCGATGTCCAGCGTCAGTGGCACGTCATCGACGCCCGCGATGTCGTGCTTGGGCGGCTGGCCAGCCACGTCGCCACGCTGCTTCGCGGCAAACACAAGCCGTACTACGCACCGCATATGGACACCGGTGACTTCGTGATCGTCGTGAATGCCGAAAAGGTGAAGTTGACCGGCAACAAGCTGGTGCAGAAGCGCGCCTACCGGCATTCCGGCTACCCCGGCGGTCTCCGTTCCATCGCCTACGGTGACTTGCTCGCCAAGCAGCCTGAGCGCGCCATTGAGAAGGCTGTCAAAGGAATGCTGCCGAAGGGTCCTCTCGGCCGCCGCATGGGCAAGAAGCTCAAGGTGTACGCCGGACCTGAGCATCCGCACCAGGCGCAGAAGCCGGTGCCGTTCGAACTCACCAAGATCGATCAGCCCGCGTAG
- the rpsI gene encoding 30S ribosomal protein S9 → MVEPTGIEDAVPQDVEDTPDEFPAEYTSESPEAPVAEYVPTASGPSGGTGRRKKAVARVRITPGSGEWTVNGKSLEDYFPDKVHQQIIKEPLVALGFDGAYDIFARLNGGGPSGQAGALRHGLARALAGLDSENNRPVLKKAGYLTRDDRKVERKKAGLKKARKAPQYSKR, encoded by the coding sequence GTGGTCGAGCCCACCGGCATCGAAGACGCCGTCCCCCAGGACGTCGAAGACACCCCCGACGAGTTCCCGGCGGAGTACACCAGCGAGTCGCCCGAGGCGCCCGTCGCGGAGTACGTTCCCACCGCTTCCGGACCGAGTGGCGGTACCGGGCGGCGCAAGAAGGCGGTCGCCCGTGTCCGGATCACGCCCGGCTCCGGCGAGTGGACGGTCAACGGCAAGTCCCTGGAGGACTACTTCCCGGACAAGGTCCACCAGCAGATCATCAAGGAGCCGTTGGTCGCCCTCGGGTTCGACGGGGCCTACGACATCTTCGCGCGTCTGAACGGCGGCGGCCCGAGTGGGCAGGCCGGTGCGCTGCGGCACGGGCTCGCCCGCGCGCTTGCCGGGTTGGACTCGGAGAACAACCGTCCGGTGCTGAAGAAGGCCGGTTACCTCACCCGGGACGACCGCAAGGTGGAGCGTAAGAAGGCCGGCCTGAAGAAGGCCCGCAAGGCTCCGCAGTACTCCAAGCGTTAA
- the glmM gene encoding phosphoglucosamine mutase: MARLFGTDGVRGVAGEDLTAAFALDLATAAARVLGTPDGTRERPLAVIGRDPRVSGEFLESAVAAGLAGSGVDVVRLGVVPTPAVAFLTSDLAADFGVMISASHNPAPDNGIKFFGRGGDKLSEEAEDEIEANLGASAPTVSGGQVGRVTDSDEAVERYVGHLVATLPHSLDGLRVVVDCAHGAATGIAPAALERAGAEVVAVHDRPDGLNINEECGSTHLDALRRAVLEHGADAGIAHDGDADRCLAVAADGSTVDGDQILGILAHELYKAGRLARNTLVLTVMSNLGLRLAMRESGITTVDTPVGDRHVLEAMRAGEYVLGGEQSGHIIMSDHATTGDGLLTGLQLLSAVAANGVALSELATVMTRLPQALVNVRGVDKDRLETSAAVTEAVTLAETELGDSGRVLIRPSGTEPMVRVMVEAAAESHAYQVAERLAGVVRSDLG; the protein is encoded by the coding sequence GTGGCTCGGCTGTTCGGTACTGACGGGGTGCGCGGCGTCGCCGGCGAGGACCTCACCGCGGCCTTCGCGCTGGACCTTGCGACCGCCGCCGCACGGGTGCTGGGCACCCCGGACGGTACGCGGGAGCGCCCCCTCGCGGTGATCGGCCGCGACCCCCGGGTGTCCGGGGAGTTCCTGGAGTCCGCTGTCGCCGCCGGCCTGGCCGGTTCCGGCGTGGACGTGGTCCGTCTCGGAGTGGTGCCCACACCGGCCGTGGCGTTCCTCACCTCGGATCTCGCGGCCGACTTCGGTGTGATGATCTCGGCGAGCCACAATCCGGCGCCGGACAACGGCATCAAGTTCTTCGGCCGCGGCGGGGACAAGCTCTCCGAGGAGGCGGAGGACGAGATCGAGGCCAACCTCGGCGCCTCCGCACCAACCGTCTCGGGCGGCCAGGTGGGAAGGGTCACCGACTCGGACGAGGCCGTGGAACGCTACGTCGGTCACCTCGTGGCGACCCTGCCGCACTCCCTGGACGGGCTGCGGGTCGTGGTGGACTGCGCGCACGGCGCCGCCACCGGGATCGCCCCCGCCGCGCTGGAGCGCGCGGGTGCCGAGGTGGTGGCCGTCCACGACCGGCCGGACGGGCTGAACATCAACGAGGAGTGCGGTTCCACACACCTGGACGCCCTGCGTCGGGCCGTGCTGGAGCACGGGGCGGACGCCGGTATCGCCCACGACGGGGACGCGGACAGGTGCCTCGCTGTCGCCGCCGACGGTTCGACGGTGGACGGCGACCAGATCCTGGGCATCCTCGCCCACGAGCTGTACAAGGCGGGACGCCTCGCCCGTAACACGCTCGTCCTCACCGTGATGTCGAACCTCGGCCTGCGGCTGGCGATGCGGGAGAGCGGGATCACCACCGTGGACACCCCGGTCGGCGACCGCCACGTCCTGGAGGCGATGCGCGCGGGCGAGTACGTGCTGGGCGGGGAGCAGTCGGGCCACATCATCATGTCGGACCACGCCACCACGGGCGACGGTCTGCTCACCGGGCTGCAGCTGCTCAGCGCGGTGGCGGCGAACGGTGTGGCGCTGAGTGAGCTGGCGACCGTCATGACCCGGCTGCCGCAGGCACTGGTGAACGTGCGCGGTGTGGACAAGGACCGCCTGGAGACCTCCGCAGCGGTGACGGAAGCGGTGACGCTGGCGGAGACGGAGTTGGGTGACTCGGGGCGTGTGCTGATCCGGCCGAGTGGTACCGAACCGATGGTGCGCGTCATGGTCGAGGCGGCGGCCGAGTCCCACGCATACCAGGTGGCCGAACGCCTCGCCGGAGTGGTCCGCTCCGACCTGGGGTAG